A part of Schistosoma mansoni strain Puerto Rico chromosome W, complete genome genomic DNA contains:
- a CDS encoding hsp40-related: MPLPDNPEKKGDLRIRFNIQFPKKLSGDQKLNIERAFFG, encoded by the coding sequence CATGCCATTACCTGATAATCCAGAGAAGAAAGGAGATTTACGAATTcgattcaatattcaatttccTAAAAAATTAAGTGGCGATCAAAAGTTAAATATTGAAAGAGCGTTTTTTGGATAA
- a CDS encoding putative dnaj homolog subfamily B member 4: protein MGLDYYQLLNIPRSADHAEICKAYRRLALHYHPCCAQPGEDFNECFSAISEAYDVLSDLKKKAIYDRFGEEGLKGGAPINSEWTKPYVYHGDAHKTFMSFFGTDNPFDRFQEEMGSQVEHNFGGFNGRGCPHQDPPIEREMSLTLEEIYNGCTKKMKISRRIMNEDGHTSSIKDKILTLTVFPGWYEGTRITFPKEGDQGPNTIPADIVFILRDHPHKHFKREGTDLIFTSPVPLGQALLGCIIDVPTLDGRLLHVPITEIIQ from the exons ATGGGTCTTGATTATTACCAGTTACTAAATATACCTCGAAGTGCTGACCATGCAGAGATATGCAAGGC ttACCGAAGACTTGCTTTACACTATCATCCTTGCTGCGCTCAACCTGGAGAAGACTTCAATGAATGCTTTTCGGCTATCTCAGAGGCCTACGACGTTCTGTCAGACTTAAAAAAGAAGGCAATTTATGACCGATTCGGAGAAGAAGGTTTGAAAGGTGGTGCACCAATCAATTCAGAATGGACGAAGCCCTATGTATATCATGGAGATGCACACAAAACGTTCATGTCCTTTTTCGGAACAGATAATCCTTTCGACC GATTTCAGGAAGAAATGGGCTCACAAGTTGAACATAACTTCGGAGGTTTTAATGGTCGTGGTTGTCCTCATCAAGACCCACCAATTGAACGTGAAATGTCTCTGACTCTTGAAGAAATTTACAATGGATGTACTAAAAAGATGAAAATTTCCCGCCGA ATCATGAATGAAGACGGGCACACAAGTAGCATCAAGGATAAAATACTTACATTGACTGTTTTTCCTGGATGGTATGAAGGCACTCGTATCACATTCCCCAAGGAAGGTGATCAAGGTCCAAATACAATTCCAG CTGATATCGTATTCATTTTACGTGATCATCCACATAAACATTTTAAGCGTGAAGGGACTGATTTAATATTTACTTCACCAGTGCCATTAGGACAAGCTTTATTAGGTTGTATTATAGATGTCCCTACATTAGACGGAAGATTGTTACATGTTCCAATCACGGAAATCATTCAGTAA